The stretch of DNA TGCAAAAACGCTTTACATAATTTCAGGTAAAAGACTAATTCCTAAATTCTGTATGTGTGACGTCCATACAGTTAGTTTAGTACTCCCAACTACCGAAACTAGTGCTAATTGAACTGAACTACCACACTTGACATCGCCTGCTGGTGTGTGAATTTGGTATTTTAATAAGATTGCCGGTGTTTTACTGAAGTTGGAAATCTTATTTTAACTTCTTAACAACCTCTTAACAATTAACAATTAAGCTCACATTCTGAGTTTCTAATCAGGACATAACACAGACTACAAAAGGATGGCATGACTTCAGAGCCTATCACTGTAAAGGAATTGAACGATAGACTCGGTCAATAGGAGTAAACAGAACGGTTCTGCAGCACCTACATACAGTACAAAACCTGTAAACATTTGTTGGAGTGTACCTTTTCAATGGTCCGAGTCTGCAGAGAGGCTTTACAGTGCTGTGCATACTCACAGACCTGCAGCTTTCCTTGAGGTGCTTCTCATTACTAAGCTGCTGTGCCAAGTTTCTATGGCTAGAAAATGCATTTCTTCTAAAGAGCATTCAGTGTGTCCGGGCTGGCCCTGGTATACAGTACCACCATAATTATCAGAGCCTTTTaggctttttgtttgtttgcttttacaataattcattaaaaagaCTGAATACAAAAAGTTCTACCCAACTAGTTGCACCCTTTTTCAGAGTCTCTAGGGCTGACCCgaatcattttaatattaaagtAATTGTTCCTTATATGGGTTTTCCCCATTTCCCCTATTTAGCATAAGCATAGTCTTTTAAGCCATACAAATTCATCAtcaaattaaaattattattatttttttttttgttaaccaattttttctccccaattttatATAGCTAATGACCCAACCCGCtgattagtactctccccctattACAAGTAATGCCTCAGACACTGGAAGGGTGGACAccgacacatgcctcctccgatgcacaaccagccatggcctcttttcaaactgctgccaatgcacgCTCATACATTAGGTAGCAGATGCCACACAAAAGTGAtgtggtgtgagagagagccatctacacATCCAGAGAGAGCCAATTCAAGGCCAATTCCAACCAGCTGGGATTCCTCGGGTCATACCGGCAGCGCTTTAGTCAGCTGGAATTTATTGTATGAATTTGAAATGTTTAATGGgtcagtggtggcttagcggttagagcaccgggctattgatgacagggttgtgtgttTCGCAacctgctactgttgggccattgagcacCAGGGACTGTCACTGtatgtttgatcactagtgtgttcactgcatgaatAAGTCAAACGTGGAAGCCAATTTGTCCAActctaatggtgaatatggttgtcttgtctattataaaatgtaatacattaaaaaaaattttttaattaaaatggcGAGGTTGGTATACTGTCGAGGCATGGCAGACTTATTAATCTATGCTAGTTGTAATAATATTCTTTTGCATATATCAGACAGAAAACATTTAATATGTTTacagctgatttcagttcatttgcaccATCACTGGTATGCATTATTATAACGGATACTGCCACCCTACTGCATATATTTGAATGTAATATAGTAAAATGCTGTTCGGGCCAGCCCTCAAACACTCTAATCTCATACACCACCTGTCTGAGGTGAGCACAACCACAGCTCTGAAGTCAGCACTAgagtagcttttttttttttaactcagtAAAATATTACTGACAGTACAACCAACAAATTGACATGAGATATAATTTCCAATAAAGTAATTTCCTTTTAACCAGTCTGAAAAAACATGACCCAAAAATCAGCAGACGCTGGTGCAAAGTGCGGTTCCTCCTGCTTCCTACCGTTTTCACAACCATTCAGACTCAACACCGCACCGTCTCGAAGTGAAGTGATGCTAAATCTAAATGGCTAAATTCCTATATTCAAACACCTATTCTATAGACATCTGACCCCTTTACATGGCTGTGTTTTTGACTCTGTAAGGCGATGTGTATGAACGTGGGATAACTGAAAAAACAACTAAACCAGTAGCAATGTGAACATACAGAGCTGCATCCTTTTAAAAGGCACACAGAGTGCACTTTGTACCAACGGTCAAGACTTGCACACTTTGAGCATGCAAGCATGAAAGATTTCTACAGGGAGCTCAATTCGAGCTAACAGCATTCGAGCCTACAATCCACAACATTCACTTCTTATTCAAAGGAATATTCAAccgttttggggggggggttttcAAGCTACTCTGTATCTGCCATATGCAGAGCATACGGCCAGTAACTACAGACAATACTTGCAGTACACTTTCCTGTACTTGGAAAACCCACTGACTTTAACACACCATTAAAATAAGCTAATGGGCAGTTGCTGAGGTATTCTTAAAATCTAGAAATGCAGGCCTTAGGATGGTCATGAGACAGACCTTTAGAAGTTCTGTCTAATTTCCAAACACTGAAGCAATACAGAAAAAATACATTGAAGAACTGTCTGATGCCAGATATCATAACTCAACATAAGTGCTATGCTAATCTGCCATACTTGTCCCAAGATGGCTATTTAGTACAACTTGTAAGTCTATTGTTTCAGCAATGTGACTAGTTTTCTGGAGACTATTCCTTCCTGATTGCCATGGTTACTAGAAGATGTTaggaaagaaaataaagtgTAATTTTGTACGTTTATGTATCCacattaaatacataataaatacaaacacatacCTGTTCTACAAAAATGCATTTTCCATTAACATATACCAACCCTATTCAGCAGCTGCCCAACAGCTTCTATCGGAAAACCAAccaaatcagccataatattagtacACCTCCCTAATATTGAGTGGGTGCCCCTCATATCGTcaacaacagatctgatcactCAAGGCACGGACTCCACATGACCTTCgaatgtgtcctgtggtatccgaCACGTCCTTTACgccctgcaagttgtgaggtggggctcCATGAGCACCAATGGTGCCCATGATCCGGTCACCAGCTCACTGGCAGTCCTTTCTTGAACCACCTTTGGAAGGTCCTGACCAGTGCACATCAGAAAAAGCCCATAAGACcagacccagttgtctagccatcacaatttggcccttgtcaaggTCGGTGTGATTTTGCCATTTAACACAACACCTTCAAAaacggactgttcacttgctgcccaatataACCACCTCTCGACAGGTGTCACtgtagataatcaatgtttttcagctCACCTGTCAGTagtgctaatattatggctgatataTAGCTGATATAAAACAGCTGGAGTGCTCCTTTAAAAAGATGCACTTCCTGTTGTTAGAACGTAGAACGAATCCCTGTAGAAACTACAGTCCTCAGTGAACAGAGAGAAGCACTATGGCATTAAAAGATGCTAAGTAAAAATGAGGTTCTTAAGGAAACTTAAGGTCTGACTTTGCTTCCATGGTACCAAAGTAAAATAGCGCTCTGTGGGAAGCTGTACCGTAAGAGTAGAGAACATTTCTAAGCAGAACTTCAAGCCCCACCCCCAAATCACTGTAAATCAGCACTGTTGTGTTTTTGCAAACTAAAGCTAAGAGCGTAAGTGTActgcagtagtgtgtgtgtgtgtgtgtgtgtgtgtgtgtgtgtgtgtgtgtgtgtgtgtgtgtgtgggtgtctgGCATCTACACATGCACATGTGCATGATTTTGCGTGTatatatgtgcgtgtgtgtgtcgaGCAGTGTTAAGAAGAGCACAAGACGGTGAGAAAAAGAAATACCTGTCTGAAGGCATTGTGGGATACTGAGGTCAACTTCAAACAGTTACATATTGTCAAGTACTGCTGAGCGTCAAATTGCTGAGCGGTGACGAAATATGAATCCGTACTGGGCATTCAAGGTCTGCTCTTGAACAGTAACggataaacactgtaaaacaatcGATTTCTTCTTCATATGTTATGGTACtgccaaaaaaagagaaaataatacTACAGAGATTGTTCTTGTCCTCCAAAACATGGCCGTTACAAGCATACGCAGGTGTTGTAGCTGCTCTGGAACCTACACGGGCCATCCGAGTATTCAGTCAATCCTTCTATCCTGCAGTTGAAAAGTGTAAATGAGTCACTCCTTTGAGCTGCTGTCTAGGCACCAACCCCAGAGTGTGTATCCTGGGCTTTAAGCTTTGGTGAACGTCTTGATATTCAACCTGTTTCGGAGTGGACCTCGGTTCAGATTGAAGACTACGGCACTGTTTCACAGAAAGGCAAAAGGAACTGACCTGGGATCAGCTTGATACTGAGGGAGGGGCACTGGATAACGAGAGAAGGCAAAGGTTTGACGTACCGAAACGAGCGCCTAGCCGTGACATGGCGGCACGAACCGCATGAGTACCGTGGCGACAAAAGCAAGAACCGCAAAAAAGAATGACGAAGCTTCTACGAATCGAAAAAAGGCACACCGTAAAAACAACATTGCAGATTGTGGGCAAGAGATAGAGGGAAGAGACAAGAAGCACAACCCTGCTGGGGGTTCTACAGCACAACACGGTGGCACTCTCTGGTAGAGAAgagtggacagagagagagagagagaaaaagagagagagaaagaaagggaggtaCAGCAAACTAATGTTTGTACAGCATAGTGAGTGATATTTTCTACAGTGTAGTCCTtcaggaaagtgtgtgtgtgtgtgtgtgtgtgtgtgtgttttgtacacAAACTGTGCAAGAACATGAGAACTTAGGAGAGCCGAGTGGGATGTGTTGGTCTggtgtcatcatcatcatcatcatcatcatcatcttactTCGTTTCCctccccttttttcttttttcctctctagCAGCTTGACGGCATACCGGACGTGTTCTGGGGTTGCTGACAGTACATTCTAGGTCGAGTCTGGACCAGACAGCCTCTGGGATTCATCCAGCGAGTCAAGAACTCCACTAGACTCCCCAGAGCTAAGGCTCCCACTCCAAAATTGCAGGGTATAACAACTACACaagaccaaaaaacaaaaaaacagtacagAGAGAACAGAAGTCTTCAGGGGTACTTTACTTACCCCCGAGTGAAATTAAGGTGCAAATGTTTTCGTATGGAATCAAGCTGCTCCCAACTGCCGTCCTCCACCACGAGGCATAAAATGTAATCCCCTGTCCTGCTGAGCCACGCCCACCGCCTGTCAGGTCTGGTCCAATGGGGCGCTCTCTACAGCAGGCTGGGAGGAGTCTAGGAAAGGGCAGAGCCTACAGACACTTAAGGTTCTTTCTGATTGGTCAGTGATTGAGGGGAGGATGGGTTAGTGAACGAAAATGTGCCGTAATAATTCCTCAGCAGCGGGCCGCTGTTTCGTCTCCACGAAAATGCGCTTGAGGAAGTCGCGGCAGTGGTCAGACACGTGGGCTGGGAGCGCAGGGTTGGTGGGCTGAGTGGCGATTTTGAAGATGGCCGCCATGGCCTCGAACTCTGCCCAGGGAGGTCGCTGAGTTAGCATTTCTACCACGGTGCAGCCGACACTCCTGTAACCAAGACAGCAGGATTAGCATTGACACATTTTCAACTTCCAAAAtgactgaaaagaaaaaaaaaagctgtccTGCGAAAAAAGTCTAAGGCACTAGTGAAAACCGAAATGAAAAAGCACCTTAGCTGGACAGCAAGTTTTTGTATTtacacagtaaaacactaatattacaataaacaaGACCATTCATCCAAAAAGTTGTGGTTTTCCATCACTTtgctcattaaaacatctccaaagttctcctcatggagtcagGTATTATTTAGAGCTctcctccaacacctggtttggtaaatcagggcttaatgatggtaaatcaggtgagccgctgctgctgctgctgctggaattgaacacatccacgctgtgctggctggattgggggcgtccaggagaaacctggaggaaccgagctctgttcttcagtctagctcacaagatctcacctacTTGAGAAGCTCTTGCTCCTATTAACAGCTAATTTATGTTTACTAGCATCTGCTGAAACGTGACAAATATGACACATACTCTAACATTCATTAGGGCTtcactataataatataattaattacatatttacagaaaacatgatacattattacattaatatatgcACTATTAGCCTAATGGTTTCTATTGGGTAAATAGTTATACATAGAAACCTCTACAAAAGATTTTCCACTAATGCAACAAACCAATTAAGCATTTAAATTGCCCCTTAGGTTGTCATGTTTCTCAACGCTGGTCCTGGAGGCagaccctgccctgcacattttagaggaCACCCTGCTTTAATACTGAAGGCTTGGTAATGAGCTAATCAGTTGAATTAGGTGTGTTGGTAGCAGAGAAAGCACTAAAATATGCTATATAGGGTGTCTCTAGGACCaggataaaaaataaataaataaataaagttaaaataaaattCATATAATCAACTAACACAAAACAAGTgtcaataaataattaaagcaAATAACTAATTAGTTATattctaataagattattttagtaactttgtttttagatttttaaacactgttctttaattttaatattaaatatattatactatttatttatatatatatatatcattaatatttaaatcaacaCTATATAACTTACTATTCAATAACCAGTAACAATACTAATAACTGATGAGCTGTATATAATTGAATTACAGTACAGTTTTAGAGTTGTGTCTCTTTACCAGATATCAGCCTTCCTTCCATAGCCTTCTCCACTGATCACCTCCGGGCTCATCCAGTAAGGCGTTCCCGTCACTGACTTTATCCCCGTCCCCGACAGACAGATGGTTTGTAGCCTGCGACTGGCCCCAAAATCACCCAGCTTCACGTTCCCTGCAGAGTCCCTCAGGATGTTGGCACCTAAacgaaaaaaatgaaaatgagtcAGCATAAGAGGGCGAGCAATACAGGCAAACtccaaaagaaagaaaggaagaggaaAGACCTGGATGATtaagaagagagacagaaaaggcCAGCAACAATTATTAGAGGCCCAACTTAACCAAAGTCTAACTTCGGAGGCTAAACAGTACAAATATCAATACAAGAGCCTTGGTCTACCCATCCCTGCCTTGTAATGCACAGACATGCCGGTCATACTTCCTTACCTTTAATGTCTCTGTGTACGATCATGTTACTGTGGAGGTAACATACTCCTTCCAAGATCTGGCGTGTGTATTTGCGTGTGACGTTTTCGGTCAGTGCACCGTACGACTTCAGCTGGTCTTTAATTGAGCCCTGAGGGTGGACACAAACACATCACATCTCTGCAGACTATTTCACCACTATTTTGTCTCAGTCAGACTAAAAACCTGTATCtctaaaatagcaactttacagaaaaggCATTTGTGCACCATGCCTATTTGTCTGTTGATCATGATTTTTGAACACAAAAAAACTTGtgttcagtttttaaaaataaagcaaggaaataaattaaacaacATATGCAGACGTTTATAGACCTAAATTGATGATTCTGAAGGTTTGAATATCTGAATAGTATCTGAACCCCCTAGTAAATCTGAATATTCAACCAGAACCATTAAATCTCTAAAGTTCTAAGCAAGGTGTGAGAGCACACATCTTAAATCTTCATGGTCTTGATTTCTTATCTGTATGGTCCAAAGAAATAACCACAAAAAGACTACTGTACACTACAAAGGGTTGCCACACACTGGAAAAGATGCTCTGGGCCACTGGGTGGTGCACAATACAAAGCATGTAGCAAGCACTACAGGTTGGGGACTATTAATAAAGTCTGTATCTGTATATTTGACTTAACATATTTGAAACACCCATCCCAAATACAACATAACTCCTCAAATTAAATAGCAGACTCAATACTTACCCCAGGCATGTACTCCATGAAAATTGAAAGAGTTCTTTCGTGCGTGTCCCGTAGGCAACCGTAGTACTGGACTATGCGCTCATGGAAAAGATTCTTTAGGAGCTGGATCTCACACTCTAACGCGCTCACCTCCTAAGAACACGaatgcagacagacagggaaTACAAAGGCTATTTTAGATACAACAACAGAAAAGCAAACAAATGCACACATCTGAATATCGATGCAGAGTACAAACACATACTGGGCTTCTGTCACATTATTCAcaaaaagatttaaaaaaaggcaaaggacagggttttttttctagCACTCACCTTGCTGGTCTCTGGGCTGTCTGGATCGAACTGGACCTGTTTGACAGCGAGTTCCCTGCCGGTGTCAGCATCGTAACACAGAAAGACCCGGCCAAAGGCTCCCTGTCCCAGTAGCTTCCCCAGACGCCAATTAGTGGGGGCACGAGGAGCTACACAACACAGAGGCAGACTTATTaacatgtttgtttttcatcattcACTTTTGTACTTTAAAATGAAGCAGCTTAAACTGccaaaacaagttaaaatagAGTATATTACATTCAATTTAACAATGTTTTATAGGTGCTCTAGAAGGTAAAGCTGTACATGCCACCTGTAAAAGCTGACATAACGAGAGTTCAGTACACAGAActgacatactgtgaacctcaaacattaTTTAGCCAACTGGAGCATGCGCCACTGCAGGTATTAGCACATGAAATCCAGGGGAACAAATAAAAAGGCTAAAAAGTTTAAAGCTAAAACTAGGCCAAACAAAAAGGGTGCTAGACAAGAGGTGCAAGGCAAAAAGCTAACCCAGAGaaccggctacaatctcttcagctaacTAACTGCACCCAGAGGTCAGCAAATTAACAgggttgtttttaaataaataaataaataaataaataaaattgttataataattaaattgtaAGGCTGCAATTTAAAACAGCCCCATAATTATTTGCTGCCAAGCTTACAGCGGCTGGGTGGGCTGATGTCCATGACTGACAGGGTAGGATTGGTGTTTGGGTTGGGCTCAATGTCGCTGCCACGACGACGGCGTCCTGGCTCCTCCAGCTCAGGGGTGAAGATGCTGCTTCCACTGCTGGTGCTCGGGCTCTGGTCGGTTGGGCTGAAACTCACCGGAGAGCGAAAACCGTGGCCCTGTGTCCTCCTCGCCCGCGGAAACGTCTTGCGCCCTGCAGAATCAGGAAAGACAAATTGCATATTTGCAATTAAGAAAGATACACTGTATCAAAATACAGTGGTGCAATGTTGGTACAGAATACAGTGTTGACTGTACTTCTGCCGCATATATTTGGGCGATTTGAAAATCGTTTGATACAGAAACACAGCTGATCAATCCTTTCGTGTCTAATAACAACTCATGTCTAtagcatttttaatattttgactGCAGCTCAAAATATACATGAGAGTTTGTGAGAAAACCACATAAATGAGTTGTTGTAATAAGAAGCTAATCTTGCCGgtcaaccaacaaacaaacaaacaaacaggtacTTGCTTGAAAGATTGACCAAGTTAGCAAAAGTAACTAAGTGTGTGCATGTAGCCCCTTACCATCGCTGTAGTCCTGCTGACAAAAGGAAATGTGGTATCTCCGTGGGTATGTGCCACCTTTCCCTGACTTCTCAAACACTGGGATATCACACTCTGGTAAAAAGAGATACAGATTTTAAACAGATGTTTTGGAAGCTATTTAATACAACAAATCA from Salminus brasiliensis chromosome 7, fSalBra1.hap2, whole genome shotgun sequence encodes:
- the map3k2 gene encoding mitogen-activated protein kinase kinase kinase 2; translated protein: MDEQEVLNSIMQDLVELHRSSRPAMSLSDLGKPKASSPKNQNDVRVKFEYRGEKRILQFPRPLRLDDLSTKAKVAFGQAMDLHYTNNELVIPLSTQDDLDKAVELLDRSVHMKSLKILLVLPASSQNSVSSMDLLPTRENLDNTDSNNMLGLIGPQTTDRSSPPPGYIPDALQQVARNGSFTSINSEGEFIPESMDQMLDPLSMSSPENSASGSCPSLDSPLDSDSYPKSRMPRAQSYPDNHQEFPECDIPVFEKSGKGGTYPRRYHISFCQQDYSDGRKTFPRARRTQGHGFRSPVSFSPTDQSPSTSSGSSIFTPELEEPGRRRRGSDIEPNPNTNPTLSVMDISPPSRSPRAPTNWRLGKLLGQGAFGRVFLCYDADTGRELAVKQVQFDPDSPETSKEVSALECEIQLLKNLFHERIVQYYGCLRDTHERTLSIFMEYMPGGSIKDQLKSYGALTENVTRKYTRQILEGVCYLHSNMIVHRDIKGANILRDSAGNVKLGDFGASRRLQTICLSGTGIKSVTGTPYWMSPEVISGEGYGRKADIWSVGCTVVEMLTQRPPWAEFEAMAAIFKIATQPTNPALPAHVSDHCRDFLKRIFVETKQRPAAEELLRHIFVH